A region from the Campylobacter blaseri genome encodes:
- a CDS encoding response regulator, which translates to MKSINILMIDDDAINLKLTEVMLKKHANVNEIIKASNGLDALGVLDKRGDIDLILLDIVMPVMNGLEFLSNVYSKNSNFNIPIVVLTTDETVKKEAMSRGANGFIAKPIAEQALIQEISKLIDLG; encoded by the coding sequence GTGAAATCAATTAACATACTAATGATAGATGATGATGCTATCAACTTAAAACTTACAGAAGTTATGCTTAAAAAGCATGCCAATGTAAATGAAATTATAAAAGCGTCTAATGGGCTAGATGCCCTTGGTGTCTTAGATAAAAGAGGTGACATAGATTTAATTCTTTTAGATATTGTCATGCCTGTTATGAATGGACTCGAGTTTTTAAGCAATGTTTATAGCAAAAACTCAAACTTCAATATTCCAATAGTTGTTTTAACTACGGATGAAACCGTAAAAAAAGAAGCTATGAGCAGAGGAGCTAACGGCTTTATAGCAAAGCCGATAGCAGAGCAAGCATTAATTCAAGAAATAAGCAAACTTATAGATCTTGGATAA